A region from the Methanofollis liminatans DSM 4140 genome encodes:
- a CDS encoding V4R domain-containing protein, protein MNRRREGGTVELLSSESGVHAVKSPVRVLILETLREGEVPFDEIVRRTGRAKSTVSVHLRDMVDEGIVGWRLDPADARKKLFFTNAERIGALSSSERISAELARYAGDYRESGSGPFAYFRLVFRTIRTILMQTGINLDPVLTAAGEEVGRAVFPTVEDKRTGVFLKNVAAFWERHGLGRIETGSEEPLEIFVYDCFECVDLPRIGRPACSFDTGVLAALFSGHFDRGVTVVETHCYAAGDAYCRFVIECGEE, encoded by the coding sequence GTGAATCGACGGAGAGAAGGCGGGACGGTGGAGCTCCTTTCGAGCGAGAGCGGCGTCCATGCCGTGAAAAGCCCGGTTCGGGTCCTGATCCTGGAAACGCTCCGGGAGGGGGAGGTGCCCTTCGACGAGATCGTGCGCAGGACCGGGCGGGCGAAGTCCACTGTTTCGGTGCACCTGCGGGACATGGTGGACGAAGGGATCGTCGGCTGGCGCCTCGATCCGGCTGACGCGCGCAAAAAACTCTTCTTCACCAATGCAGAGCGGATCGGGGCATTATCATCGTCTGAACGGATTTCAGCGGAGCTCGCGAGGTACGCCGGCGATTACCGCGAGAGCGGAAGCGGCCCGTTCGCGTATTTTCGCCTGGTATTCAGGACGATCAGGACCATCCTGATGCAGACCGGGATCAACCTCGACCCGGTGCTCACCGCGGCCGGAGAGGAGGTGGGCAGGGCGGTGTTTCCGACCGTCGAAGACAAAAGGACCGGCGTATTTCTCAAAAACGTCGCGGCGTTCTGGGAGCGGCACGGTCTCGGGCGGATCGAAACGGGAAGCGAAGAACCCCTTGAGATCTTCGTGTACGACTGCTTCGAATGCGTGGACCTTCCCCGCATCGGCCGACCGGCCTGTTCATTCGATACGGGAGTGCTCGCCGCCCTTTTTTCAGGCCATTTCGATCGGGGGGTCACGGTCGTCGAGACGCACTGTTATGCCGCCGGGGATGCATACTGCCGGTTTGTCATCGAGTGCGGCGAAGAATAA
- a CDS encoding chemotaxis protein CheC: MKGLSTEDLDAVKELVNIGVGRAAAMLNEITCSHITLHVPTLQVIRLDELDSAGGLSGRTGAATVKIDFRGFFTGTTALIFPPESAAALVMAITGEGEDLPELDAIRIETLMEVGNIFINGVMGSIGNVLGQQITYLPPVYVEDTMANIVRTARFDPDERVLLANTRFYVEDINVEGIIAMILEIGSLDTLLEKIAVVRGG; encoded by the coding sequence GTGAAGGGCCTCAGCACCGAAGATCTCGACGCCGTCAAGGAACTGGTGAACATCGGCGTCGGCAGGGCGGCGGCGATGCTGAACGAGATCACCTGCTCCCACATCACCCTCCACGTCCCGACCCTCCAGGTGATCAGGCTCGACGAACTCGATTCGGCCGGTGGGCTTTCCGGGAGAACGGGTGCCGCCACCGTCAAGATCGACTTCAGGGGATTTTTTACCGGTACGACGGCACTGATATTCCCCCCGGAGAGCGCGGCCGCCCTGGTCATGGCGATCACCGGTGAGGGGGAAGATCTGCCAGAACTCGATGCGATCAGGATCGAGACCCTCATGGAGGTCGGAAATATCTTTATCAACGGCGTGATGGGATCGATCGGAAATGTCCTCGGCCAGCAGATCACCTACCTGCCCCCGGTCTATGTCGAGGACACGATGGCAAACATCGTCAGGACCGCCAGATTTGACCCGGACGAGAGGGTGCTGCTCGCCAACACGCGCTTTTACGTCGAAGACATCAATGTCGAGGGGATTATCGCAATGATCCTGGAGATCGGATCGCTCGATACCCTCCTCGAAAAAATTGCGGTCGTTAGAGGAGGGTGA
- a CDS encoding CPBP family intramembrane glutamic endopeptidase — protein sequence MKTPSFHPLLILLALLAGIVAILVAFSGDPGSEIGLFFSTGAEVAPIFLIALLAHLAYIRPRLRPFVALLTVVLLLALGALSWVLSLAPWITVVETDDLPLEMAMTLFVSLVLCMGAVFTCTLGFSSRIRRYISSYLPIDPENFVHTVGLVTVAGLALMPLIPLLVLGHAPLADLMADPDFALAALTPAEAAKTDFYGLLWMVVGSFIAVGFLVRRTLSDVLERLGVVVPTPKQVFFALGTGLLLVLIFTLIDHAILSVWNYFGWTVTDQHYMQALFSSYLTPVAAVMAAIVAGVGEELAIRGVLQPRFGIPLSVMVFASLHAYQYAWDGVLSVFLAGLVFALLRERTNTSVCAITHATYDLVLFGLLMAGIGWV from the coding sequence ATGAAAACGCCCTCCTTTCACCCCCTGCTGATTCTCCTCGCCCTGCTGGCGGGCATCGTGGCGATCCTGGTCGCCTTCTCCGGAGATCCCGGTAGCGAAATAGGTCTATTCTTTTCAACAGGGGCAGAAGTGGCGCCGATCTTCCTGATCGCTCTTCTCGCTCATCTCGCCTATATCCGTCCCCGCCTGAGGCCGTTCGTGGCGCTGCTGACGGTCGTCCTCCTTCTGGCACTCGGTGCGCTCTCATGGGTGCTCTCTCTTGCGCCGTGGATCACCGTGGTCGAGACGGACGATCTCCCTCTGGAGATGGCGATGACGCTGTTCGTCTCCCTCGTCCTCTGCATGGGGGCGGTCTTCACCTGCACGCTGGGTTTTTCCAGCCGGATCCGCCGGTATATATCCTCCTATCTGCCCATCGATCCCGAGAACTTCGTCCACACCGTCGGACTGGTGACCGTCGCCGGTCTCGCTCTCATGCCCCTCATCCCCCTTCTCGTCCTCGGCCATGCCCCGCTTGCAGACCTGATGGCAGATCCCGACTTCGCTCTTGCCGCCTTAACGCCGGCAGAGGCTGCAAAAACAGATTTTTACGGTCTTTTGTGGATGGTGGTCGGTTCTTTCATCGCCGTCGGGTTCCTGGTGCGGAGGACGCTCTCAGATGTGCTGGAGCGCCTGGGCGTTGTGGTACCGACACCGAAACAGGTGTTCTTTGCCCTCGGGACAGGCCTTCTGCTTGTGCTGATATTCACCCTCATCGACCATGCCATCCTTTCGGTCTGGAATTATTTTGGCTGGACCGTTACGGACCAGCACTATATGCAGGCGCTCTTCTCCTCCTACCTCACGCCGGTTGCGGCAGTGATGGCGGCGATCGTCGCCGGCGTCGGTGAGGAGCTGGCGATCCGGGGTGTTCTCCAGCCCAGGTTCGGGATACCCCTTTCAGTCATGGTCTTCGCATCGCTTCATGCCTACCAGTACGCATGGGACGGCGTGCTCTCCGTTTTCCTTGCAGGGCTTGTCTTCGCTCTCCTGCGGGAGAGGACAAACACCTCGGTCTGCGCGATCACCCACGCCACGTATGACCTGGTGCTCTTTGGCCTCCTGATGGCCGGCATCGGATGGGTGTAG
- a CDS encoding FprA family A-type flavoprotein, which produces MKATQLAEGVWWVGAIDWNLRDYHGYTLPGTTYNAYLVVGTEKTVLIDTCYPGFEEQVLCRVASVVDPKTIDAIVANHIEVDHSGGLPKMARMLPGVPIYCTEIAVKGLGRHYDTQDWNLQVVKTGDTLALGNKTLTFLEAPMLHWPDSMFTYLAEDEILFPNDAFGQHIASSERFDDELGKDASLSHAQKFFANLIIPLAPKVLKKLDQVGGLGIGISMIAPSHGVIWRSHAGDILQAYTDWSKGVSKEKVTIVYDTMHGSTDRMAQALADGAMDGGLEVKVCLLRDGRYEGCHRSDIVTEMLDSKAILIGSPTLEDEVLPTVAGFLSYLRGLSPGLLAQKKIGFAFGSHGGHGGAVKQIGESMQKAGIEVLGDGYEVTFRPDADEREACYRAGLALAERVRSL; this is translated from the coding sequence ATGAAGGCAACACAACTCGCAGAAGGCGTCTGGTGGGTCGGCGCCATCGACTGGAACCTCCGGGACTACCACGGCTACACCCTGCCGGGAACGACCTACAACGCATATCTGGTGGTGGGAACAGAGAAGACCGTCCTGATCGATACCTGTTATCCGGGCTTTGAGGAGCAGGTGCTCTGCCGCGTCGCCTCGGTCGTCGACCCCAAGACGATCGATGCCATCGTCGCCAACCACATCGAGGTCGATCATTCGGGCGGTCTGCCGAAGATGGCGCGGATGTTGCCGGGCGTACCTATCTACTGCACGGAAATCGCCGTGAAGGGTCTCGGGCGCCACTATGATACGCAGGACTGGAATCTCCAGGTCGTCAAAACCGGGGATACCCTCGCCCTCGGCAACAAGACCCTCACCTTCCTCGAAGCGCCGATGCTCCACTGGCCTGACTCGATGTTCACCTACCTTGCCGAGGACGAGATCCTCTTCCCGAACGACGCCTTCGGCCAGCACATCGCCTCTTCGGAGCGGTTCGACGACGAGCTGGGGAAAGACGCCTCCCTCTCCCACGCACAGAAGTTCTTTGCGAACCTGATCATCCCGCTCGCCCCGAAGGTGCTGAAGAAACTCGATCAGGTCGGCGGTCTCGGGATCGGCATCTCGATGATCGCCCCGTCCCACGGCGTCATCTGGCGGTCGCATGCCGGCGACATCCTGCAGGCCTACACCGACTGGTCAAAGGGCGTCTCGAAGGAGAAAGTGACGATCGTCTACGACACGATGCATGGCTCTACCGACCGGATGGCGCAGGCCCTCGCCGATGGCGCCATGGACGGCGGGCTTGAGGTGAAGGTCTGCCTGCTGCGGGACGGACGCTACGAGGGCTGCCACCGTTCGGACATCGTCACCGAGATGCTTGACTCGAAGGCGATCCTGATCGGTTCTCCCACCCTTGAAGACGAGGTGCTGCCGACCGTGGCCGGTTTCCTCTCGTACCTCCGCGGCCTCTCGCCCGGTCTCCTTGCTCAGAAGAAGATCGGCTTTGCCTTCGGATCGCACGGCGGTCATGGCGGTGCCGTGAAGCAGATCGGCGAGTCGATGCAGAAGGCAGGGATCGAGGTCCTCGGGGACGGCTACGAGGTCACGTTCAGACCCGACGCCGACGAGCGCGAGGCGTGTTATCGGGCCGGGCTTGCACTCGCCGAAAGGGTGCGATCTCTCTAA
- a CDS encoding deoxyribonuclease IV, producing the protein MIRAGCHVSIAGSLADAVGRAEERGCDCFQIFSRNPRGWRFKDLTDAETDGFKGRLAASGLGPVVDHMPYLPNLASPKEEVYEKSVETLTAELNRCEALGIPFLVMHLGSHLGTGIEVGRERLIDGILQALAAAPGGVRLLLENTAGTKNGLGGTFEEIALLLDALPEERTAVCFDTCHAFAAGYDLRDAAAVGETLDLFDGALGLERLHVVHCNDCKGALGSHLDRHEHIGLGAIGEDGFVALLAVPAIRRLPLICETPVDERRDDTGNIRRLRELAGV; encoded by the coding sequence ATGATCCGTGCCGGGTGCCATGTCTCGATCGCCGGGTCCCTTGCCGACGCCGTGGGGAGGGCGGAGGAGCGGGGGTGCGACTGCTTCCAGATATTCTCGCGCAACCCCAGGGGATGGCGATTCAAAGATCTCACCGACGCCGAAACTGACGGGTTCAAGGGGCGTCTCGCCGCATCGGGCCTTGGGCCGGTGGTGGACCACATGCCCTATCTCCCGAACCTCGCCTCGCCGAAGGAGGAAGTCTATGAGAAGTCGGTCGAGACCCTGACGGCCGAACTGAACCGGTGCGAGGCCCTCGGCATTCCTTTCCTCGTCATGCACCTCGGCAGCCATCTCGGCACCGGGATCGAGGTGGGAAGAGAGCGCCTCATTGACGGTATCTTGCAGGCGCTCGCCGCCGCCCCCGGCGGGGTGCGCCTCCTCCTCGAAAACACCGCCGGCACGAAGAACGGCCTGGGCGGGACCTTCGAGGAGATCGCCCTGCTCCTCGACGCCCTGCCCGAAGAACGCACCGCCGTCTGCTTCGATACCTGCCATGCCTTTGCTGCGGGCTACGACCTCAGGGATGCGGCGGCGGTCGGCGAGACCCTCGACCTCTTCGACGGGGCGCTCGGTCTGGAGCGCCTCCACGTCGTCCACTGCAACGACTGCAAAGGTGCACTCGGTTCGCACCTCGACCGGCACGAGCACATCGGCCTCGGTGCGATCGGCGAGGATGGGTTTGTGGCTCTTCTTGCCGTCCCGGCGATCCGGCGCCTTCCATTGATCTGCGAGACACCGGTGGACGAACGACGGGATGATACTGGAAATATCCGCCGCCTGCGCGAACTCGCGGGGGTGTGA
- a CDS encoding response regulator, with protein MRTMTRVLIIDDSSFQRKIISSILTAEDYEIISAQNGLEGLKCLAGDLPDLMVLDLLMPEMDGMEVLAEMRERGIQVPVIVLTADIQDSTKQKCIELGAARFINKPVKKDELCASVREVLGVKGA; from the coding sequence ATGAGAACGATGACACGCGTGCTGATAATAGACGATTCGTCCTTTCAGAGAAAGATCATCTCCTCGATCCTCACCGCAGAGGATTATGAGATCATCTCCGCTCAGAACGGCCTGGAGGGCCTTAAATGCCTCGCCGGGGATCTTCCCGATCTGATGGTCCTGGATCTGCTGATGCCAGAAATGGATGGAATGGAGGTGCTGGCAGAGATGCGCGAGAGAGGGATCCAGGTTCCGGTCATCGTCCTGACCGCCGACATTCAGGATTCAACAAAACAGAAATGCATCGAGCTGGGAGCGGCCAGATTCATCAACAAACCGGTGAAAAAAGATGAACTCTGTGCATCGGTCAGGGAGGTGCTGGGGGTGAAAGGGGCGTGA
- a CDS encoding PAS domain-containing protein, whose amino-acid sequence MDLLPVGICIVDDSLTVRYWNACLEEWTGTPAAEIVGQKVTEHFPGLKKAGFIDRIEQVLQGGAPTVFSSQIHTCLIPSHFPDGTIRVQRTTLIPLETGDKGRFDAMFVCEDVSALTQQVKSYRAMRNQTLHELEERRKVELELRAANEDLRAYFAEHTSRLTEPLSGAAADLEAILQEMEAEERDSDAVREKLRDAIGTIRTTEKRLTELIEVARKEQQDVGQEQGYFMPQTIQGSYRP is encoded by the coding sequence ATGGACCTGCTGCCGGTCGGGATCTGCATCGTCGACGACAGCCTAACGGTCAGGTACTGGAATGCCTGCCTGGAAGAGTGGACCGGGACACCGGCCGCCGAGATTGTGGGGCAGAAGGTCACCGAGCACTTCCCCGGCCTGAAAAAAGCCGGCTTCATCGACCGGATCGAACAGGTGCTTCAGGGTGGTGCCCCGACGGTGTTCTCATCCCAGATCCATACCTGCCTGATCCCCTCGCATTTCCCGGACGGCACAATTCGGGTCCAGCGCACCACCCTGATACCCCTGGAAACTGGAGATAAAGGCAGATTTGACGCGATGTTCGTCTGCGAGGACGTAAGTGCCCTGACACAGCAGGTGAAATCGTACAGGGCGATGAGAAACCAGACGCTGCATGAACTCGAGGAGCGGAGAAAAGTCGAGCTGGAACTGAGAGCGGCCAACGAGGATCTCAGGGCCTATTTCGCCGAACATACCTCCAGGCTCACAGAACCGCTCAGCGGCGCCGCGGCCGACCTTGAGGCGATCCTGCAGGAGATGGAAGCGGAGGAGCGGGACAGCGATGCCGTCAGAGAAAAATTGCGCGATGCCATCGGGACGATCAGAACGACGGAAAAGAGGTTGACCGAACTGATCGAGGTCGCACGCAAAGAGCAGCAGGATGTCGGGCAGGAGCAGGGATACTTCATGCCTCAGACCATCCAGGGATCCTATCGTCCCTGA